The genomic region TGTACAGCTGGATTCCCACGTTTTTGCGGTAAGGGTTGTTTTCAGCCAAGGCGAATGCTTTCATAGTAGCGGAAGTCGCCAGTGAAGCGGCGAGTGAAGTTTTAAGAAAGGTGCGTCTTTTCATTGTTTTTGGATAACGAGTTTTGAGTTGTTCTATTAAAAGATTGATTGACTGGAAATGTGCCTTTTTCGAGCCTAAAGATTATTCGGCTGTTTGGCTTTCAAGTGTTCTCGCTCGGCGGGTATCGAGGTCGGCTTTGATTTCTTTAAATTTCGAGAAGTCCAACGGGTAGAACTTCAAAGCAATTATTCCGAGGACTGCTAGAACTGCGGGAAGGACAGCGTAAATACCTCTTAGCCATAAAATGGTACTTTCTGACTGATCACCTCCAAGTGCGGCATCAAAAGCAATTAAAGAAAGAACAAAACTGGCGCCTCCAAATGTGACCGCTTGACTCATTTTCTGGAACCAACCTGTGGATGCTCCATACATTCCTTCGCGACGTAATCCTGTTTTCCATTCATCCCAGTCGCAGATGTCCGCTTTCATGGAAGTAACAAACAGCCAGAAGCCCATATCTCCCATTACCATAAATGGGTAAGTTACAATCTGCAAATAGGGGTTTTCAGGAGTATAACACCACCAACTCAAGAGTGATCCAATACCGAGCATGGATATACAAAATCCAAGCATTTTTATTTTCCCAACTTTGATAGACATTATTGTCAAAAAAGGAATGGAGGCAAAAGAGACGAGAGCCCCAATCGTATTGCCCAAACCTACCAGGAAAGCTCCATCTTCTTTAACCCCATCAAACACGTAGTAGATGTTAACGTAATATCCTAAGGCCAACCCAAAGTTTGATCCGAATATGGTTACAAACGTCAGGAATACTAGAATCCGGAAGGGGCTGTTTTTTAGCGTTAGGCCAATCGCCTTTAGGATTTCTACTTTCTCCTGCTTCTTGGCTTTTTCAACACTTCCTTCCCGCACCTTGAGTACGCTGGGGAGAATAAATAAGACGACGACAACCCCAATCGTCCCACCAACCCATTTTACACCTACCATGGCATCGCCTCCAAATATTGGCAGGAGAGTTAACCAAAAAA from Verrucomicrobiota bacterium harbors:
- a CDS encoding MFS transporter, which codes for MASDSETQNTSATPERVSVGQKLAFGIGVIPHEFVVTGIKYLGNPIFNITLHLSNTLIGWVYIIIRIFDAFTDPIIGNLSDNSRSKWGRRKPFILFGAVGSAIVFTFIWWVPKSFYGTAWPLFWYFLILALLHYAFVTCFQVPYNALGYELSSDYHDRTRVFAYRAFFAAIAKLVLPWLFWLTLLPIFGGDAMVGVKWVGGTIGVVVVLFILPSVLKVREGSVEKAKKQEKVEILKAIGLTLKNSPFRILVFLTFVTIFGSNFGLALGYYVNIYYVFDGVKEDGAFLVGLGNTIGALVSFASIPFLTIMSIKVGKIKMLGFCISMLGIGSLLSWWCYTPENPYLQIVTYPFMVMGDMGFWLFVTSMKADICDWDEWKTGLRREGMYGASTGWFQKMSQAVTFGGASFVLSLIAFDAALGGDQSESTILWLRGIYAVLPAVLAVLGIIALKFYPLDFSKFKEIKADLDTRRARTLESQTAE